The proteins below are encoded in one region of Actinomycetota bacterium:
- a CDS encoding TldD/PmbA family protein has protein sequence MEKLLEMAKKVCDKAEVYSIDYIYNPVTFEDAKLHDIESKFQSGISLRIIKNGKLGFAYTKNLINREEILQNALDSIKGEVEASYDFPLTKELPKLDTYNPSVENLSTTKMVEECARVCDILRSKTDGEISITSSTYIEDIHIINSKGTDVSQKGTFYGIYGGVIYPGSASAIWRIFISKKFEKLPDDIVNEIIELYTLSSNVVETKGGKMKVMFMPNSMHTLNGRIFSGTSSKSIYEKISPVADKIGEKIFNEKITIYDDSLNDKYPGARAFDDEGVRCKPLTIIENGILKSFYYDLNYATKLNAESTGHGYKVLQWGGEQITLKPIPALAHMTIKPGKKSFSELVKSIDRGIIIEGALGAHSGNIPNGDYSVGVNPGLYVENGEIIGRVKDAMIAGNIYETLKYVIDIGDTLHPSFIGLGDYNAWVPAILFDNLSVATKY, from the coding sequence ATGGAAAAATTACTTGAGATGGCAAAAAAAGTTTGTGATAAAGCAGAAGTTTATTCGATTGATTATATATATAATCCCGTTACCTTTGAGGATGCTAAACTACACGATATAGAAAGTAAATTTCAATCAGGTATTAGCCTAAGAATAATAAAAAATGGTAAGCTTGGATTTGCTTACACAAAAAATCTTATAAATCGTGAAGAAATTTTACAGAATGCCCTTGATTCTATTAAAGGAGAAGTAGAGGCAAGCTATGATTTTCCTCTTACAAAAGAGCTCCCCAAGCTCGACACATACAACCCCTCAGTTGAAAATCTGTCCACTACTAAAATGGTAGAAGAATGTGCAAGAGTTTGCGATATTTTGAGGTCCAAAACAGATGGGGAAATTTCAATAACTTCCTCTACTTATATTGAGGACATTCATATTATAAATAGCAAAGGAACAGATGTTTCTCAAAAAGGGACTTTTTACGGTATATATGGAGGTGTAATATATCCTGGATCCGCTTCTGCTATTTGGCGAATTTTTATAAGTAAAAAATTTGAAAAGTTACCAGACGATATTGTGAATGAGATAATAGAACTTTATACACTATCATCTAACGTTGTGGAAACAAAAGGTGGCAAAATGAAAGTGATGTTTATGCCAAATAGTATGCATACTCTTAACGGGAGAATTTTTAGTGGAACAAGTTCTAAAAGTATTTATGAGAAAATCTCACCTGTTGCCGATAAAATTGGAGAAAAAATATTTAATGAAAAAATAACAATCTATGATGATTCATTAAATGATAAATATCCTGGAGCAAGAGCTTTTGATGATGAAGGTGTAAGATGCAAACCGTTAACAATTATAGAGAATGGGATATTAAAAAGTTTCTACTATGACCTGAATTATGCAACTAAACTGAATGCTGAATCTACTGGACATGGGTATAAAGTTCTCCAATGGGGAGGGGAACAGATAACACTAAAACCTATACCTGCGCTTGCTCATATGACTATAAAACCTGGTAAAAAATCCTTTTCAGAATTAGTGAAATCAATTGATAGAGGTATAATCATAGAAGGTGCGCTCGGAGCTCACAGTGGAAATATTCCTAATGGAGATTACTCTGTTGGTGTTAATCCTGGATTATATGTTGAAAATGGTGAAATTATAGGTCGTGTAAAAGATGCAATGATAGCAGGTAATATTTATGAAACATTGAAATATGTTATTGATATTGGTGATACATTGCATCCTTCTTTTATAGGTTTGGGTGACTATAATGCATGGGTACCAGCAATATTATTTGATAATTTAAGTGTTGCAACAAAGTACTAA